In Pseudoxanthomonas sp. SE1, the genomic stretch CATGGCATGGCGGCCGCGCTGGCGGTCGTGGCGCTGGGCTCGGCCGTCTGGGGCGGCTGGCAGATGACCGGTCGCGAACACGGCACCTACGCCAGTGCGGTTGGGCAGATACAGACCGTGACGCTGCCTGACGGCTCCACCGCCACGCTGAGCAGCGGCAGCCGGCTGGAGCTGCGCATCAGCCGCAGCGAGCGGCACCTCGCCCTGGTGCAGGGTGAAGCCTTCTTCGATGTGGCCCGCGATACGCGGCGCCCGTTCGTGGTGGAAACGGAAGGCCGCCGCGTGGCGGCCGTGGGCACGCGCTTTTCCGTGCGACGCGATGCCGATGCGGTGCGCGTGGTGGTGACCGAAGGCAAGGTGCGCCTGGAAAGCCGCGCCGGCGCCGACGGCCGTGCGCAGCCGGTTGCGCTGCTGCCGGCCGGCAGCGTGGCGACCGCCGGCCGCAATGGCGTGCTGGTGCGTTCGCTGCCGGTGGCCGATGCGGAGCGTTACCTGGAGTGGCGCGAGGGTTTCCTGACCTTCGACGACACCTCGCTGGCGGAGGCCGCGGCCGAGTTCAACCGCTTCAACACGCGCAAGCTGGAGCTGGGCGACGACGCCGTCGCCGGCCTGCGCGTGGGCGGCAACTTCCGCTGGTCCAATGCCGACGGCTTCGCGCATCTGCTGGAACAGGGATTCCCGGTGCGCGCCGAACGGCACCCGGACCGCATCGTGCTGCACACACGCTAGGGCCACGCACGCCACGACGAAGGTCATGGGGGGATTTGCGCGGCTCGTTCGTCCTGATAGCGAGAGGTGCCATTCCGAGCACCACGGGGAGAGTCGTCGATGCAGTACCCAGTGCGCGTCCTGCTGTTGAGCATGGCCTGTAGCGCGGCGCTCGCCGCGCAGGCCCAGGCGGCCCCAGGCCGCATCGATCTGCCTGCGGGCGAACTGACGGCAGCGCTCAACACGCTGGCCAAGCAATCCGGCACGCAACTTGTCTATCGCGCCGATCAGCTGAAGGGCCGGCGCACCAGCGGGGTGCAGGGCGCCACGTCGACCGACCAGGCGCTGGACCGCCTGCTGCAGGGCAGTGGTTTCCAGGCAAAACGCGATGCATCCGGCGCGGTGCTGATCGTGCAGGCCGACCCTACTCCGCGCCGCGCACCGCCACCGCGCCCGGCGCCGCAGGAAACACCTCCGGGCGGAGGCGCCGCACAGGTCGAGGAACCCGTGACCCAGCTGGAAACCCTGCAGGTCACCGGCTCGCGCATCCCCCGCGCGCAGATCGAGGGACCGGCACCGATCACCGTGGTGACCGCGGAGGACATCAAGGCAGGCGGTTTCACCAGCGTTCCCGATGTGCTGCAGTCGTTGACTCAGAACGGCGGCGAGACCCAGAGCCAGCAATCGGCCGGCGGTGCGGACTTTTCCCCCGGCGCACAGCAGGTCGACCTGCGTGGCCTGGGCCCGAACCACACCCTGGTGCTGGTCAACGGTCGTCGCATCGCAGACTTCCCGCTGCCTTTCGGAGGCCGCAGCAATTTCACCGACATCTCCAGCCTGCCGCTTGGCATGATCGAACGCATCGAGGTACTGACCGGCAGCGCGTCAGCGATCTACGGCTCGGACGCGATCTCCGGCGTGGTCAACTTCATCCTCAAGAAGGAAGCGGACGGCATCACCGTCGACTATCGCTACGGACAGACCGAACGCGGCGACGCGGAATCGATGCGCCTCAACATCTCCGGCGGATTCTCGCGCGGAAATTTCGATGCCGTTCTGGGCATGGAGTATCGCGACCAGAGTCCACTGTGGGGCTATCAGCGCGCGCAACAGGACTCCAGCTACGACGCGCCCAATCCGACCCGCTATGGCTATCCGCCGCGCAACTTCCTGATCACCGACTGGTGGGACGACTACATCGATCCGGGCGAGGAGACCTGCGACAGCCTGTCGAACCTCAACGAAGGCACGATGCACTACGCCAATCGCCGCAACTACGGCTACTACTGCGGCAGCGACCGTGCGGTGGCCTACCGCACCATGATCAGCAAGCGCGAAGGCGTGAACACCTACGCCACGTTCAACTACGAGTTCGGCAATGGCACGCGCTGGTTCGCCGACGTGCAGGCCGGCCGCCACGAACTGTCGCTGTTCCGCGCACCACGCAGCTGGGCGTTGATGACGGAAGACGGCACCGAGTGGGACTACTTCTACAACCAGAACACCGAGCAGCTCGAGTACTGGCAACGCCAGTTCACCGTCGAAGAGATGGGCGGCCTGCGCAATGGCATGGTCAACACCGTCCAGAAGACCTTCGGCGTCACCACCGGCTTTTCCGGCAGCTTCGGCAGCAACTGGGACTACGAAGCCGCACTGAGCCATTCGCAGTACCGGGCCGAAATCAGCTGGCCGCAGATCATCGCCGCGCGCGCCAACGACCTGTTCCTCGGACCGCAGCTCGGCTATGACGAAGACGGCTATCCGATCTACGACGCGCCCCACGAACGCATGTACACGCCGCTGACGCGTGCCGAGTACGACAGCATCTTCGCCCGTACCACCTACAAGCCCGAATCCGAAACGCAGTCGCTGTCGTTCACGCTGACGAACGCCTCGCTATTCTCGCTGCCCGGCGGCGATGCAGGATTCGCGGCCACCGCCGAACTCGGTCGCCAGTCCTACGACCTGAAACCCGACCCGCTGGCGACGCAGTACTACTACTACAGCTGGAAGGATTCGGACGGAAAGGGCAGCCGCAACCGCTGGGCGGTGGCAGGCGAACTTCGCATGCCGCTGCTCGACAGCCTGAACCTGAGCGTCGCCGGCCGCTTCGACCAGTACCGCTTCGCCGGCCGCGATCCGAACAAGTTCACCTGGAGCGCCGGCCTGGAGTGGCGTCCCGTCGACAGCCTGCTCGTGCGCGGCTCCTACGGCACCGCGTTCCGTGCGCCCGACCTGCACTACGTGTTCACGGGCCCGGGCAACGATGAAACCTCGGTCACCGATTTCTACCGCTGCGACACGGAAGAGCCGGATGCCGAGAGTTACGACGACTGCAGCTACGGCAGCGAAGGCATCATCCGCAGCCGCGTCGGCAACAAGGACCTGGAGCCGGAGACCAGCGATTCCTGGACCGCCGGCCTCGTCTGGTCACCCGCGCCGTGGCTGGACCTGTCGCTGGACTACTTCAACATCGACATGCGCAACCAGGTACAGGACCTTCGCGCGAACGAAGTCATGCGCTGGGAGCGGGATTGCCGGCTGGGCCTGAATGGCGCGGTCGCGACGTCCGATACCTGCATCGACATGCTGGCCCGCGTGACGCGCACGCAGACCGGCGCCATCTACGGCGTACACGTCAACCCGATCAACATCGCGCAGGAGAAGACCAGCGGCATCGACGCCACGGCCAATCTCAAGCTGGACACCGGCATAGGCCTGTTCCGTCTGACCGGCAGCTACACCTGGGTGGAGAAGCACGACATCCAGGAGTATCCGGATGAAGCGGTCGTGGACATGTTCGCCATCAACAGCGGCTACGACATCCCGCGAACCAAGGCCAGCCTGCGCCTGTCGTGGGAGAAGAACGCATGGAGCGCCGCCATCCAGGGCCGTCGCTTGGGAAGCCTGCCCAACGGCTGGTCCTACGATGAGGTGTGGGAGGAAGGCGATCCGGGCCCGAAGATCGGCGCAACCTACCGTTACAACGCGAATGTGCAGTTCCGCTTCACCGACCACTCGCAGATCTCGTTGTCCGTGGTCAACCTGTTCGACAAGGCGCCGCCGGTCGATCCGACCTACACCTCGTATCCTTACTACGACATCTCGTGGTTCGACACCGAGGGCCGCAGCTTCTACCTGCAGTACACCCACAAGTTCGGTGGCAGCGCGCTTTAAGCTCCTCCAGTACGGCAACAACAGGAAGCCCGCCTTCCGGCGGGCTTCCTGTTTTCAGGTACGGGTCGGTCACACCGTCCCGCGATTCTTGCCCTGCCACGGCCGGTACCAGTCGCGGATCGCGGCCATGTCGATGTCCATGTTGCCGGTGGGGTAGTACACGTCGCCGATGCCGATGGTCTTTTCCGGGTAGTGGAAGTACGCCATCAGGATCGGCACCTGCGCCTGGTGGGCGATCTTCAGGAAGCCGCCCTTCCACTTGTCCACGCGCTTGCGCGTGCCTTCCGGCGTCAGAGCGAACCACATCTTCTCGGATTGCCGCAGCATGCGCACGGCCTGCTCCACAGTGCCCTGCGGTGAGCTGCGATCCAACGGGACCACGCCCAGCTTGCGTAGCAGGGGCGACAGCGGCCACCAGAACAGTTGCGCCTTGCCGAGCACACGCACCTGGAAGCCCATGGCGATCTTCGCCGCCATCCCCCAGATGCCGTCCCAGTTGGACGAATGCGGCGCCACGATCATCACCAGCCGCGGAATGTCCGGCAGCGTGCCGGTCACCTTCCAGCCGAAGGTGCGCAGGAACGTGCGGCCCAGCCAGCGGGTGAACCGGTTCGGCGGCACCTGCGGCATGTTGGGTGGAATGCGCGGAATGATGTCATCGCTCAAACAATTACTCCCATTGGTTCTTCTGCGAGCGGCCGCGCTTGATATGGCTGCGCTCGCGCTTGGCATCCAGCCGACGCGCCTTGGCGGCACGCGAAGGCTTGGTGGCCACGCGTTTCTTCGGCACCACCAGCGCAGCGGCAATGATGGCGGCCAGCCGCTCACGCGCATCCTGGCGGTTGCGATCCTGGGTGCGGAAGCGCTGCGCATCGATGACCAGCACGCCCTCGTCCGTCAGCCGGCGGTCGCGCTTGGCCAGCAGGCGCTCACGCAGCGCCTCGGGCAGCGACGGCGAGCCGGCCACGTCGAAGCGCAGCTCCACGGCAGTGGACACCTTGTTCACGTTCTGGCCGCCCGCGCCACTCGCGCGCACGAAGCGCTCGACCAGTTCGTCGTCCGGAATCGCCAGCGTCGGCGTGATCTCGAGTGCGGTGCTCCCCATGTGCGGATTGTAGTCAGGATGCGTGTCCGTTCGCAGTGCAAGCGCGTGGATTGGCCGACGATTAACACCAGATTTACTCCTGCGCAGGCACCCTACGACCCCGTTCCCGCCGTCCACGCCGCATGTCCTACTTCCCGTCGATCACGGCCCGTGCCCTGCTGCGCCTCCTGCTCACCCTCGCCCTGGCGGCATCCGCGCCGGCCTTCGCGGCCGAACCCACCGATGCCGACGTCGACCGCCTGCTCAAGGCGTCGCGCGCCGAAAGCCTGCTGGCCGGGATGATCCCCCAGATGGAAGCGGTGCAGCAGCAGGAGTTCGACAAGCATTTCGCCGGCAAGGAAATGACCGGGGAACAGAAGGCCGAAGTCACCCGGATCCAGGCCAAGACGCAGGAAATCATCCGCAGGACGCTGTCGTGGGAAGAGATGCGGCCGGTATACCTGGACGTCTACAAGAAGACCTACACGCGCGAAGACGTGCGTGCGATCACCAAATTCTACGAAAGCGCCGCCGGCCAGCGCATGCTCGACAAGAACCCGGCCCTGATGCAGAACATCATGTCGGCCGTGCAGCAGAAGATGGTGCCGATGCTGGAAGAGCTGCAGGCCGAGATCAAGAACATCCCGGTCACCCCGCCGCCTCCGGTCTCTCCGCCGCAGAAGCGCCGCCGCACGCGCTGACCGCACGGGAAACGCGAATGTAGGAGCGGGCCATGCCCGCGATGCTTTTGCGCGATCCGATCGAAGAGCATCGCGGGCATGGCCCGCTCCTACAAAGGCCCACGTCCGCTTCAAAGCACCAGTTGGGCGCGCGGCGGCAACCGCCAGTCGATGGGTGCCTGCCCGCGTTGCGCGAGGTACTGATTGGTCGCCGAGAAATGCCCGCACCCCAGGAAGCCGCGATGCGCCGACAACGGCGAAGGGTGTGGCGCGCGCAGGACGCGATGGCGGCGCGTGTCGATCACCTTGCCCTTGGCCTGCGCATAGCTGCCCCACAGCAGGAACACCAGACCTTCGCGCTCGCGCGCCAGCGTCTCGATGGCGTGGTCGGTGAAGCCTTCCCAGCCTTTGCCCTGGTGGGCGCCGGCCCGGCCTTCTTCCACCGTCAGCACGGCATTGAGCAGCAGCACGCCCTGGCGTGCCCACGGCAGCAGGCAGCCGTGATCGGGCGGCGGAATACCGAGGTCGGTGTTGATTTCCTTGTAGATGTTCACCAGCGACGGCGGCACCGGCACGCCCGGCAGCACCGAGAAGCACAGGCCATGCGCCTGGCCGGGCCCGTGGTACGGGTCCTGCCCGAGGATCACCACCTTCACCGCATCGAACGGCGTGGCATCGAACGCGGCGAAGATCTGCGGCCCCGGCGGATAGATACGCGCGCCGGCCGCCTTGCGCTGGCGCAGGAAGGCCGACAGATCGCGCATGTCCGGCCGCTGCAGCCAGTCGCCGGTGTGCGCCTTCCACGAAGGCTCCAGCTTGATGCGGTCGTCGTCGGTCATGCGTGTCGCGTGCGGCTCAGACCAGGCTGCGCGATTCGTCCATGCGCGCCAGGCGAAGCTGGAACAACACCTTGGTCACCAGCAGACGTTCGGCGATGGGTTTCAGTACCAGATCGTTGGCGCCGGCCTGCAACAATTCGGCCTGGTTGTCGCGGTTGCTGTCACCGGTCATCACCAGGATCGGCAACCGCCGCTTGCCGTAGGCGAAGTCCACGCGGATGCGCTGCACGATGTCGCGCCCGCTCAACTCGCCCTTCAGGATCACGTCGGTGAGCACCAGGTCGAACTTGTGCGTCGACAGGCCCAGGGATTCCGCCGTGAGCAGCGCGAATGCGTCTTCCGCCTTCAGCACGTGCACCACGTTGAGCGACTGGCGCTCCAGCATGCGCCGCGTGGTCTCGGCGACGACGCGGCTGTCCTCGATGTACAGGATGGTCGCGCCCACGATCGGTTCGGGCTGCACGTAGCCACGGATGAAGGTGGCCAGCGCCTCATGCCCGAGCGACTTGTCGAAGTAATCGGTGACGAATTCGGTGAAGCGACGCTCTTCCAGATGTTGCTGGGCATCGCCTGAGACCACGATCACCGGCACGTAGGCCTGCCCTGCCGCCTCGCGGACACTGCGCGCGATCTCCAGTCCGTCGCCATCAGGCAAGGCGAGCGCCGTGGTCACCAGATGCACCTCGCCGCCCGCCAGAGCGTTACGGGCCTCGGCGACGCTGGAGCAGCCGATCACCTGCACCCCCGGCAGCTCGCGCTGCAGCACGTCGGCAATCAGCTTGCGGACCAGCTTGGACCCGTCCACCACCATCACGCGGGGCGCGTCGCTGATCAGGTGCCGGAGCTCTTGGGCCATGAAGGTGAGGAATCTCAGGTTTCAGTCGGTCGAGTCTGACGCAAGAAGTGGCCAGTCACCAGCCATGCCCCCACCCAGCCGATCACCGTAGCCGCCAGCACGACGGCCGTCGCACCGACCGGGTCCAGCCCGACCAGCACGAACGGACTGCCGTAACTCCGCGCCAGTGCCGCCAGCGGATCACGCAGTGCCAGCGCCGCCAGCGTCAGCAGGCCCAGCGCCAGCGCACCGGCGGCCAGGCCGTACCAGGCGCCCAGGTACACGAAAGGCCGGCGGATGAAGCCATCGCTGGCGCCCAGCAGTTGCAGCACGCCGATTTCCTCGCGCCGCGACTGGATGTCCAGGCGCACCGTATTGCCGACCACCAGCAGGGCGCCCAGGCCGAACAGCGCGGCGAGTACCCATACCAGCCGCTTGCCGAAACCCATCCAGCCGCTGAGCCGCTCACGCCAGGCCGCATCGTGCTGCAGCAGGTCGGTTTCCGGCAGCGCCTCCAGCGCGGCGATCAGTCGCGCCTCGTCGCCCTCGGGCACCACGACCAGCAGGCTAGGCAGGGGATTGCCGTCCAGCAGATCCAGCGAACCCGCCAGACCACTGCGTTCGCGGAATTCCGCCAGGCCCTGTTCGGGCGTGCGCAACTCGACGCGGGCGACATCGTCGCGCCCACGCAACGATTCGGCGAGCGCCTGCGCGCGCGCCACCGGCGTGTCCGGGGTCAGGAATAGGTCGATCTCGCGCGACTGCTGCACATCGCCGGCGAAGAGGCCCACGTTCAGCAACGCCAGCCACAGGCCCAGCGGCAGCACGAACGCCACCGCCATCACGCCGATCGTGAGCAACGTCGCCCACGGCCGCCGCACGGTGCGCCCCAGGCTGGAGACGAAACTGTAGAGATGCTGGTCCAGCCAGATGCCGAACCCGGAGCGCGCCTGCGCACGGCTGTTCTTCGCGTCGCTCATTCGGCCAGGTCCGCCGGCGAGATGTCGTCGACCAGCTTGCCGTGGTCGAGGATCAGCACCCGCTTCTTCATGCGCTTGAGCAGCGACAGGTCATGGCTGACCACCAGCACGCTGGTACCGCGCTCGGGCATGGACGCGAACAGCGACATGATCTCCGCCGCCAGCGTGGGATCGAGGTTGCCGGTCGGTTCGTCCGCCACCAGCAGGCGTGGCTCGGCGACGATGGCGCGCGCGATGCCGACGCGCTGCTGTTCGCCGGCGGACAGTTGGGTGGGCAACGCCTTCTCGCGATGGCCCAGCCCCAGTCGCGCCAGTACTTCCCGCACGCGTTTGCCGATGTCGCCACGGCGATCGCCGCGCAGGATCAGCGGCAACGAGACGTTCTCCATCACCGTGCGATCGGTGAGCAGCCGGTGGTCCTGGTAGACCGCGCCGACCTCGCGACGATGCAGCGGGATGCGGCCGCCACGCACCTTCAAAAGGTTCTTGCCGGCGAACAGGACAGCACCGCGACTGGGTCGCTCGCTCAGGTGGATCAGCTTCAGCAGCGTGCTCTTGCCGGCGCCGGAATGGCCGGTGACGAACAGCATCTCGCCTTCGGCCACCTCGAAGCTGACATCCTCCAGCGCCGCATGGCCGCCGGGGTATTGCTTGCTGACGTTTTCGAATCGGAGGACGCTCATGTGCGTCGATTATGCCGGACCGATCAAGACACTGGCGATGCCGGCGCGCAAAGAAAAAGCCGGGACAAGCCCGGCTTCTCCACGACGCGTGCGAGCGGACGGATCAGCCGCCGGACACCAGCGAGCGGATCTTGCGTCCGAGGCGCGTCAGGAAACCCGCATTCTCGTCGGCGGGCTTCGGTGCGGCTGCGGGCTTCGGTGCGGCCGGCGCGACGTTCGCCACGGCACCTTCGGCCCCCTCGAGCGGACGGCCATGGCGACGACGACGGCGCTTGCGCGGCTTGCGCTCGCCTTCCGGCAGCGCGGCGGCCTCGGGACGCGGCACTTCGGCAACGCGCGCCGCCGGTGCAGCCGCGGCGACAGCCTCACCTTCGGGGCGTGGCGCACGCGGTGCGCGCGGCGGACGCGGCTTGCCATCGGCCGAGCGCGGGCCGTCGCGGCGAGCACCGTCGCGACGACCGGCGCCACCGGATCCACCGGGCTTGCGGCCACCACCCCGGCGCTCTTCGTCCGCCGCCTTCTGTTCGCGGGCCTCGCGGAAGATCTGGCTGACGCTTTCTTCTTCGTCATCGCCCTCACCCGCTGCCGGCTTCGGACGCTCCGGACGCGGCAGCGCCGTCAGCAGCTCGGCGGTGACCGGCTCGGACGGGATCTTCTGCTCGATGTAGGCCTCGATGTCGGGCAGCGACATCGCATAGCGCTCGCAGGCGAAGCTGATCGCATCGCCCTCGGCGCCGAGGCGCGCGGTGCGGCCGATGCGGTGCACGTAGTCCTCGGCGTCGAACGGCAGATCGTAGTTGAACACGTGCGACACGCCATCGATATGCAGGCCACGCGCGGCCACGTCGGTGGCCACCAGCAGTTCCAGCTGGCCGGCCTGGAACTTCTTCAGCAACGATTCGCGCTTCTTCTGCGGCACGTCGCCGGACAGCACGCCAACGCGGTAGCCGGCCCGTTCCAGCGCTCGGGCAACACGCTCGACGAACGCCTTGGTGTTGACGAACACCATGGTGCGCGCGCCTTCACTGCGCGACAGCAGGCCGATCAGCAGCGGGATCTTTTCTTCATCGGCCGGGTAGTAGAGCTTCTGCCGTACCTTGGCCGCGGTGATGAACTCGGTCTCGACGACGAGCTTCTCGGGCTCGTTCATGTGCTCGTAGGCGAGCTCCAGCACGCGGTGCGACAGCGTGGCCGAGAACAGCAGCGTCTGCCGCGTCGTGCGCTCGGGCATGCGCCGAAGCAGGAAGCGGATGTCCTTGATGAAGCCCAGGTCGAACATGCGGTCGGCTTCGTCCAGCACGCACATCTCGCAGGCGTGCAGGCTGACCACCTTGTGCTGCTTGACGTAGTCGATCAGGCGGCCCGGG encodes the following:
- the ung gene encoding uracil-DNA glycosylase, producing MTDDDRIKLEPSWKAHTGDWLQRPDMRDLSAFLRQRKAAGARIYPPGPQIFAAFDATPFDAVKVVILGQDPYHGPGQAHGLCFSVLPGVPVPPSLVNIYKEINTDLGIPPPDHGCLLPWARQGVLLLNAVLTVEEGRAGAHQGKGWEGFTDHAIETLAREREGLVFLLWGSYAQAKGKVIDTRRHRVLRAPHPSPLSAHRGFLGCGHFSATNQYLAQRGQAPIDWRLPPRAQLVL
- the arfB gene encoding alternative ribosome rescue aminoacyl-tRNA hydrolase ArfB, producing the protein MGSTALEITPTLAIPDDELVERFVRASGAGGQNVNKVSTAVELRFDVAGSPSLPEALRERLLAKRDRRLTDEGVLVIDAQRFRTQDRNRQDARERLAAIIAAALVVPKKRVATKPSRAAKARRLDAKRERSHIKRGRSQKNQWE
- a CDS encoding response regulator encodes the protein MAQELRHLISDAPRVMVVDGSKLVRKLIADVLQRELPGVQVIGCSSVAEARNALAGGEVHLVTTALALPDGDGLEIARSVREAAGQAYVPVIVVSGDAQQHLEERRFTEFVTDYFDKSLGHEALATFIRGYVQPEPIVGATILYIEDSRVVAETTRRMLERQSLNVVHVLKAEDAFALLTAESLGLSTHKFDLVLTDVILKGELSGRDIVQRIRVDFAYGKRRLPILVMTGDSNRDNQAELLQAGANDLVLKPIAERLLVTKVLFQLRLARMDESRSLV
- the ftsE gene encoding cell division ATP-binding protein FtsE gives rise to the protein MSVLRFENVSKQYPGGHAALEDVSFEVAEGEMLFVTGHSGAGKSTLLKLIHLSERPSRGAVLFAGKNLLKVRGGRIPLHRREVGAVYQDHRLLTDRTVMENVSLPLILRGDRRGDIGKRVREVLARLGLGHREKALPTQLSAGEQQRVGIARAIVAEPRLLVADEPTGNLDPTLAAEIMSLFASMPERGTSVLVVSHDLSLLKRMKKRVLILDHGKLVDDISPADLAE
- the ftsX gene encoding permease-like cell division protein FtsX, which produces MSDAKNSRAQARSGFGIWLDQHLYSFVSSLGRTVRRPWATLLTIGVMAVAFVLPLGLWLALLNVGLFAGDVQQSREIDLFLTPDTPVARAQALAESLRGRDDVARVELRTPEQGLAEFRERSGLAGSLDLLDGNPLPSLLVVVPEGDEARLIAALEALPETDLLQHDAAWRERLSGWMGFGKRLVWVLAALFGLGALLVVGNTVRLDIQSRREEIGVLQLLGASDGFIRRPFVYLGAWYGLAAGALALGLLTLAALALRDPLAALARSYGSPFVLVGLDPVGATAVVLAATVIGWVGAWLVTGHFLRQTRPTET
- the rhlB gene encoding ATP-dependent RNA helicase RhlB, with translation MSDKPLTDITFSSFDLHPALLAGLEAAGFSRCTPIQAMTLPVALAGRDVAGQAQTGTGKTLAFLVAVMNRLLIRPALADRKPEDPRALILAPTRELAIQIHKDAVKFGADLGLRFALVYGGVDYDKQRELLQQGVDVIIATPGRLIDYVKQHKVVSLHACEMCVLDEADRMFDLGFIKDIRFLLRRMPERTTRQTLLFSATLSHRVLELAYEHMNEPEKLVVETEFITAAKVRQKLYYPADEEKIPLLIGLLSRSEGARTMVFVNTKAFVERVARALERAGYRVGVLSGDVPQKKRESLLKKFQAGQLELLVATDVAARGLHIDGVSHVFNYDLPFDAEDYVHRIGRTARLGAEGDAISFACERYAMSLPDIEAYIEQKIPSEPVTAELLTALPRPERPKPAAGEGDDEEESVSQIFREAREQKAADEERRGGGRKPGGSGGAGRRDGARRDGPRSADGKPRPPRAPRAPRPEGEAVAAAAPAARVAEVPRPEAAALPEGERKPRKRRRRRHGRPLEGAEGAVANVAPAAPKPAAAPKPADENAGFLTRLGRKIRSLVSGG
- a CDS encoding DUF2059 domain-containing protein, which produces MSYFPSITARALLRLLLTLALAASAPAFAAEPTDADVDRLLKASRAESLLAGMIPQMEAVQQQEFDKHFAGKEMTGEQKAEVTRIQAKTQEIIRRTLSWEEMRPVYLDVYKKTYTREDVRAITKFYESAAGQRMLDKNPALMQNIMSAVQQKMVPMLEELQAEIKNIPVTPPPPVSPPQKRRRTR
- a CDS encoding FecR domain-containing protein, with the protein product MTDSRRIEEAAADWLVRRDGDDWSAQDQHALDAWLAASAQHKVAWLRLESAWREAGRLQALAAGLPAGSPPPRAWSATRMPEGSPDQVPDLRGVAFAPRYRDDRARRGGWRHGMAAALAVVALGSAVWGGWQMTGREHGTYASAVGQIQTVTLPDGSTATLSSGSRLELRISRSERHLALVQGEAFFDVARDTRRPFVVETEGRRVAAVGTRFSVRRDADAVRVVVTEGKVRLESRAGADGRAQPVALLPAGSVATAGRNGVLVRSLPVADAERYLEWREGFLTFDDTSLAEAAAEFNRFNTRKLELGDDAVAGLRVGGNFRWSNADGFAHLLEQGFPVRAERHPDRIVLHTR
- a CDS encoding lysophospholipid acyltransferase family protein, with translation MSDDIIPRIPPNMPQVPPNRFTRWLGRTFLRTFGWKVTGTLPDIPRLVMIVAPHSSNWDGIWGMAAKIAMGFQVRVLGKAQLFWWPLSPLLRKLGVVPLDRSSPQGTVEQAVRMLRQSEKMWFALTPEGTRKRVDKWKGGFLKIAHQAQVPILMAYFHYPEKTIGIGDVYYPTGNMDIDMAAIRDWYRPWQGKNRGTV
- a CDS encoding TonB-dependent receptor, whose protein sequence is MQYPVRVLLLSMACSAALAAQAQAAPGRIDLPAGELTAALNTLAKQSGTQLVYRADQLKGRRTSGVQGATSTDQALDRLLQGSGFQAKRDASGAVLIVQADPTPRRAPPPRPAPQETPPGGGAAQVEEPVTQLETLQVTGSRIPRAQIEGPAPITVVTAEDIKAGGFTSVPDVLQSLTQNGGETQSQQSAGGADFSPGAQQVDLRGLGPNHTLVLVNGRRIADFPLPFGGRSNFTDISSLPLGMIERIEVLTGSASAIYGSDAISGVVNFILKKEADGITVDYRYGQTERGDAESMRLNISGGFSRGNFDAVLGMEYRDQSPLWGYQRAQQDSSYDAPNPTRYGYPPRNFLITDWWDDYIDPGEETCDSLSNLNEGTMHYANRRNYGYYCGSDRAVAYRTMISKREGVNTYATFNYEFGNGTRWFADVQAGRHELSLFRAPRSWALMTEDGTEWDYFYNQNTEQLEYWQRQFTVEEMGGLRNGMVNTVQKTFGVTTGFSGSFGSNWDYEAALSHSQYRAEISWPQIIAARANDLFLGPQLGYDEDGYPIYDAPHERMYTPLTRAEYDSIFARTTYKPESETQSLSFTLTNASLFSLPGGDAGFAATAELGRQSYDLKPDPLATQYYYYSWKDSDGKGSRNRWAVAGELRMPLLDSLNLSVAGRFDQYRFAGRDPNKFTWSAGLEWRPVDSLLVRGSYGTAFRAPDLHYVFTGPGNDETSVTDFYRCDTEEPDAESYDDCSYGSEGIIRSRVGNKDLEPETSDSWTAGLVWSPAPWLDLSLDYFNIDMRNQVQDLRANEVMRWERDCRLGLNGAVATSDTCIDMLARVTRTQTGAIYGVHVNPINIAQEKTSGIDATANLKLDTGIGLFRLTGSYTWVEKHDIQEYPDEAVVDMFAINSGYDIPRTKASLRLSWEKNAWSAAIQGRRLGSLPNGWSYDEVWEEGDPGPKIGATYRYNANVQFRFTDHSQISLSVVNLFDKAPPVDPTYTSYPYYDISWFDTEGRSFYLQYTHKFGGSAL